A window from Mytilus galloprovincialis chromosome 8, xbMytGall1.hap1.1, whole genome shotgun sequence encodes these proteins:
- the LOC143041992 gene encoding heat shock 70 kDa protein 12A-like translates to MSKSLKTPGSKSIEKNDFKLVAAIDFGTTFSGYAFSSKDDYKSNPLLVYAMVWPNEVYQSSKTSTTILLDADKKFHSFGFEAETDYANLAQDDKHRDWYYFRRFKMVLFENLNIDMDMMLKDETGKEMLALDVFSAAISYLKTNLLDMCKRQHYLYNGDQIRWILTVPALWNDRAKLFMRQAANQAGISQGQLVVALEPEAASLYCIEWMKRETSFDLEKGEKVLVLDAGGGTVDIAIHQIKENGRIQELHRANGGDWGGTKVDQEFKQLLIDIVGNQVYEELKSKHHNDYMDLFRVFEVAKRKDFSVAATGKVPIRLPSIVNELCKQINKKDINEIVSTNNTFINHIQLSRDKLLIDISIFKKLFEKTINEIKRHLQELYQKKDINDIRTIFMVGGFSYCHLLYDCIQKEFPSVRVKVPMEPAIAVIKGSVIYGHKPEIFSSRISVYTYGIETTEPFDRKEHPASKKMTEAIDGKYHCDKIFCIHVKEGETITLGSSVRKTYKTIDPNQMGMDFKVYATKKKSPKFTDEPGCFYVGKLKVDLSGIAPGKNKTREIEVELIYGGTELDAVARHKSWEGI, encoded by the exons ATGTCAAAATCCTTAAAAA CACCAGGAAGTaaatctatagaaaaaaatgattttaagttAGTTGCAGCCATCGATTTTGGAACAACATTTTCAGGGTATGCTTTTTCATCAAAAGATGACTACAAGAGCAATCCCCTTCTTGTATATGCTATGGTGTGGCCAAATGAAGTTTACCAGTCATCGAAAACATCGACCACTATTTTGTTAGATGCAGACAAAAAGTTTCACTCTTTTGGATTCGAAGCTGAGACGGATTATGCTAATTTAGCACAGGATGACAAACACCGTGACTGGTATTACTTTCGTAGATTTAAAATGGTCCTCTTCGAGAATTTG AATATAGATATGGATATGATGTTAAAAGATGAAACTGGCAAAGAAATGCTAGCATTAGACGTGTTTTCTGCTGCTATTAGTTATCTAAAAACCAATTTGTTAGACATGTGTAAAAGGCAACACTATTTATACAATGGAGATCAAATACGATGGATTCTTACTGTTCCTGCATTATGGAATGATCGAGCTAAACTGTTTATGAGACAGGCAGCTAACCAG GCAGGAATATCACAAGGTCAACTAGTAGTTGCACTGGAACCTGAGGCGGCATCTCTTTACTGTATTGAATGGATGAAAAGAGAAACCTCATTTGACTTAGAAAAGGGAGAAAAGGTACTTGTTCTTGATGCTGGAG GAGGTACTGTTGATATTGCTATTCATCAAATCAAAGAAAATGGTCGGATACAAGAACTTCACAGAGCTAACGGAGGTGACTGGGGTGGTACTAAGGTAGACCAAGAATTTAAACAACTCCTCATTGATATTGTTGGAAATCAAGTTTATGAAGAACTCAAGTCAAAACATCATAATGATTACATGGATTTGTTTAGAGTTTTTGAAGTAGCTAAACGCAAGGATTTTTCTGTTGCAGCCACTGGAAAAGTTCCAATTCGTCTTCCAAGTATAGTTAATGAGCTTTGTAagcaaataaataagaaagatataaatgaaatagtttctacaaacaatacatttataaaccACATACAACTTAGTCGGGATAAACTGTTAATTGAcatttctatatttaaaaaactgtttgaaaagaccataaatgaaataaaaagacactTACAAGAATTATACCAGAAGAAGGATATCAATGATATCAGAACAATATTCATGGTCGGAGGTTTCTCATATTGTCATCTGTTATACGACTGTATTCAAAAGGAGTTTCCATCTGTGCGCGTTAAAGTTCCAATGGAGCCAGCTATAGCAGTAATCAAGGGTTCGGTTATATACGGACACAAACCAGAAATATTTTCATCAAGAATAAGTGTGTACACCTACGGTATAGAGACTACCGAACCATTTGACAGAAAAGAACATCCTGCGAGCAAGAAAATGACAGAAGCCATCGACGGAAAATATCATTGTGATAAGATCTTTTGTATTCATGTAAAAGAAGGTGAAACTATCACTCTAGGAAGCTCTGTACGTAAAACATATAAAACGATTGACCCAAATCAAATGGGCATGGATTTTAAAGTATATGCCACGAAGAAAAAAAGTCCAAAGTTTACAGATGAGCCTGGATGCTTCTACGTTGGAAAGCTGAAAGTAGATCTTTCTGGAATTGCACCAGGAAAGAATAAAACAAGAGAGATTGAAGTTGAACTAATTTATGGCGGTACCGAATTAGACGCAGTTGCAAGACACAAAAGCTGGGAGGGAATTTAG
- the LOC143043296 gene encoding uncharacterized protein LOC143043296 codes for MTPILTWVLFVWMYLARLGSIQGQGLSSSAAEEENEEVNAGLSVSLQPGITTVGVGNTVKYSKNITDRTSLAYEKEAGVFTVPANEAGTYSISVTMMSGYAPAHLTLMKGTDILVWLFTDKTFNMASQTINVALAENDQISVQMKSGSDLFDVYNTFSACRIA; via the exons ATGACACCTATTCTAACATGGGTCTTGTTTGTGTGGATGTATCTTGCAA GATTGGGAAGTATTCAAGGCCAAGGTCTCTCCTCTTCCGCCGCAGAAGAAGAGAATGAGGAAGTTAATG ctgGATTGTCGGTGTCTTTACAACCAGGTATCACAACAGTGGGTGTAGGAAATACAGTGAAATACAGCAAGAACATTACCGATCGCACATCTCTTGCATATGAGAAGGAGGCGGGTGTTTTTACTGTTCCAGCTAATGAAGCTGGTACTTACTCAATATCTGTTACCATGATGTCTGGATATGCACCCGCTCATCTTACTCTAATGAAGGGAACAGATATTTTGGTGTGGCTATTCACTGATAAAACTTTTAACATGGCATCGCAAACTATCAACGTTGCTTTGGCAGAGAACGACCAGATTTCTGTACAAATGAAAAGCGGATCGGACCTGTTTGATGTTTACAACACTTTCAGCGCATGTAGGATAGCCTAA